CTCGGGCTTTTTCCAAGTATCCGACATTTGTGAAGGCAAAAGTTGTACGAGATCGTCGCAGCAACAAAACCAAGGGATATGGATTTGTTAGTTTCAAGGACCCCAATGATTTTGCCAGGGCAATGAGAGAGATGAATGGTAAGTGtgatgatgtattttttttctctaCTCATAATGTATGGAATATCAGTCAGTACTTCCTTCAAATGGTAAGTGACAGTGGGAAATTGTGTGACTGTAGCATTCTTGCATATCAACTGTAACTGCCCATTATCAACAAAGTTATGGCTTGAGTCTGAATCTAATTACATAACATTCAGAGACAGCCATTCAAACTGCACTTTTGTCATTTATGTATTAGTGAATATTTGATTGGAAACAATCAAAAAGCAATGTTATTGGTGACTTAATAAAAAAATCCTCATTCAGGGATACTGGTGTGCTGTTCTATTGATGTGTCTGCCCAATATGTCAAGACTCCCATAACCAGGAAAACAAACGAGAAACAGTTTGATGATGTTGCCTCTATATATTACTTCAGTTACATCTATGAACATCGTTAACCAGTATATTGCAATATGAATATTACATTTCTACTGTCAGCATATGATTAGATAAGTACATCCAGATAAAGCTGTGACATTCCACAGATGCAAAATGTTGCAATGGCAGTGTTTGCTTGTGAGTTGAGCTTagacatttcttcattcagaaaAGATAAAGGTAATGTTTCCagcagtgatgttagctgagtgAACCAACTACAAACCCAGAAACCGGGTGCGAAGGAGTTAGTTGTTCTGTGGGAAACTGTTCATGGCACTGACCACTGACATCCACAGTGACGTCTGCTATCATGGCTACGTTTGATTACAAGAGGCAGACCAGACGGGCATAATGAAGTCAACACAGTGTGGCGTGATGCAAAAAGTTtattttaaaatctgataaaGTACTGTTAGTGCCTTTGGCCTTTTAGCCAAGTGAGACAGTGATCTGGACTTGCGGTTGAAGAGTTTgatcatcacgctgaagacccactGAAGATTTtccacacaggtacaatgtgtgaagcccatttgtggtgtccccaccatgagttgatggcattgctggaatattgctaaaactcgTAAAACAGCCTAAAACTATACTCGTTCACCTTAGCGAAGCAACCTAGATTATTAGTTAAAGAGTTAGGTAATTGCCAGATTTAGATACCATAGGAGCAAACCTTGACAACCCCAAGCCAAACTGATTCTCACACTCCAGTGTAGTTGATTCACAGCATACCTGCTTCAGACCGGAGTCTCTTCACTGAATCCATCATGGTGGCCTGAGCAGATTTATTGTTGTTCATGATGGTTGTGTCTGCCAGGGAACAGTTGTTGTGCTGCTCATGACTCATACTGTCATAgttggtggtgtgtcatgtacaCATGCtgcctgattgtaatgatcagacaatgAAGAAACCAACTTATTAACACCTGATAACACTTGTCCCTGGGAAAAGAAGGACTGACACCTTAAAAAATATTGCAACGGTATGATCGTACAGATTATTTATTGTCCAATGTGAGTTTACAGATACGGTGGTCATATGTGTAACATTGAGAAGcaggtagacagacagacagacagatggactGGATGTACAGAGATGTGACTGTGTAAGGCAGGAGACACATTGAGCGGCTGCAGAgcatgtgcacacacacacatgaactATCGGAATGTGACTATCCACAGTACCAGTAGAACCTGTGATTGCCTCACTAGGGGAGATACATGTGGGTGACACAGTCACCACTACACCAAACCaggttcagtcagtcagtcggtCAGTGATGTCAGATGGTGATAAACTTACAGGCTGCTGTCAAGGTGTACTCAGAACATTATCTGTTTTGCATTAGCAAGTCTTCTCAGCAGTATGAAATATGGAACACTGATTCAGAATTATAACATTATTATAAGGGATCACATTATACACTGGTGTACAGGCTGGAATCTTTTCGAATGCAAACTGCTGTTTAAAGTTTATTCTACACTGTTCGCAGTGTCTTTGGGTGGTGGGGAATGGGAGAAAGTTTCTTCCAATTTTATCAAAAGGAAGTTATTGTGAATTAGTGATTGCGACATGTTCAGGTTACTTATCATTTTGTCCTGTTGTTATATTACTGACTGCTGACTGATTGTCCAGACAGGGGCTTTGGTCCAGGGGTATATGGTGAGACATGGTGATACTATAGGTCAAGGTGGAAGGACGGTAGGGAGTCTCTGGTCTCCACGATGAGCAGTGTGTGTCAACACTTGTTGCTATGCCTATTGTGCCCCTGCATCCCGCTTCTGTTTGCTGGCTTGGACACTGGCAGACCGTCCAAACTGTTGTTTGAAGGCAAGGTACTCGTCAGGGAAGTAGTGTCGCACCCACACATTGTCTGCAGACAAAGATATACATTATACTTGAATTAGAGGCATACAGTTGAGAAGATTATTTCCAGATAAGTAAATGGGGGTCTGTTCCACAGCAGATTATTGCAGTTTCTGCTGACTTAGCACTCCTAACAAAATAAGATATGATGCAGATGCCATCATTATGATTTGGTTTGGTGTCATCAACAACACATTGTTACATCTACAGTCGAAACCCGTTtactcggaccccacatatccggacaCCCCACCTTCCAGACGATGGTTGATTTgttgatatacatacatgaatgtTCTTTCTTTCACTTAATTTACAGGTTATGCtagtttgatccagttaaccggacgtctctctatccggacgattttcaagtgaaaccaaaacatccagatagatggggttcgactgtatgtgattgtggtgttgtcagtagtgttgggaattggttaaaGGGGCTAAAGTGTTTAGTGCTTCATTGCAACCATTCATAGGAAATTATCGGTTAGTGTCATTAATTGAATTTTCATGTTACTTGTGTTAATGTGCAAAGGTTTTAGGTTTTTTTTTGGcaaattgcacaaaatgcatttgcaaatttcTCATCTTGAAAGGATTACTTTACTGGTATGTCAGAAACATAAATTTCCTGGAGTCTTTCAAATAAATTCAATCGTAACTTGAAACAAGCTTATAGTGCtaatgaaatgtacatatactgaCATAGACAAAACCAACCTTGCGAAAAGTATGtcttccaaaattgtttgtgttcgattaATAGAAAACATGATTGACTGCTTGGTTGTTTAGTCACTGTGACTAATCTcagattatttcagttaatctGACTTCCACTGACATCACATACAGAGACAGAGAACAATACATCCTGACAAAACATATATAGAGCCTTTTGTGTCTGTGTTATACTCACTGTTGGCAGACAGCATGTACGGGAGAAGTATGCGCCTCAGATAGGGGTCCGAGTGCCAGCTGGCTGGGCCCCATCGTTTACCTATAGCACCCCAGGACCGACCTGCAACACCAGTACACTGATGACATGGCTGCAATACTCACATTGGACAATGTTCTTTTTATCCCCTTGCCAACATCTCAAATACTTCAGCATATTACAGATCTACACAAGTGGTTTAATTAAGTGGAGCCATGATAATGCTGGCATGGCTGTATCATCCAGGTGTGGTTTATGTAATACACTGTCAGGTGTATCAGCCATTACTGCAGGGAGATGTGATATGACAATGAACGAATACAAATAATTTATAGTTTGAGATGTATTTTGATGATGGCtttaactgaaataattgaAACTTTCAAAAATATTCATAGACATCTGTGACAGACAGATATGTGCTCAGTGCTCCATCCTCTGATCAAATGACAGTGGTTTAAATCCTGGGTTAAGCCTGTTGTATGTGAAATGCAGACAAACGTTGCAGCATCCCATGCAAAATCCATCTTACATAGTCAGTGTAGTAGTTTCTGCAAATGCCCTTCGTCTCATTTTTGCAGTAACCTTTCTTATGAGCTCTTCCTTAGTAAGTTTTGCAGTGTGTAGTACTAGAGCAGAGCTACAGAGTACAGGTGTACATAAGACCTCACCTGATGTAAAGAGGTAGGGCATGCTGTAGCTCAGCTTCTGTCCGCCCTCGTCTTTCTCCCTACTGTCACTTGCGTCGCTGGTATCCTCATCAGCTGTCTGGCTGTAGTCCATGTTGGTGCATCCCGCACCCCACCCGCTGCAACGGAAGAAGCTCTGGCGGGCAGCGCGGGGAAAACCCATGCACAGTGTCAACACACAGCACGCTACTGTCACCACAAACAAGTTCAAGGTCACGCTCATcctgtaaaaacagaagtagAAATGTGCATGTGATAGAAGTCATTCTTGAACtttaggttggttggttggttggttgtttaacgctacactcaacaatattctattTATATGGCggtgggctgtaaataatcaaatatggaccagaaaatccagtgatcaacaacatgagtatcatTCTACACACGtgtctcacaacaagcatggtttaatATAGACTAATTCAACAAAGATCATCACAGGTCAGCTTTTGGGTTCTGATGGATCACGTAAAactgtgttggtggtattgatGCAAGTATTGGCCAGATTATCATGACATTTAAGCAGCAATGAGATTGAAACCTAATAATCTAGATAGAATTCACAGAGTCTGATATTGTCAGTATATAAAACCAGTGCTTTATTTCAaacaaggggcggtggggtagcctagtggttaaagtattcgcttgtcatgctgtaGACACTGGTTCAATTGccgacatggatacaatgtgtgaagcccatgtgtggtgtgcccagccatgatattgctggaataatgctaaaagcggtgtaaaaccaagctcactcactcactcactgtttcaaaGGCCCTCAATATAATGTGACATCATGCTACAATATAATGTTGACAATGGCATGGAAGTGAGCTTGTGGTTTTTCGACCAGGTAGAGAAAGAGTTTGAGTTTGACTCTTGATCACCAACCCTGATAAATTTGATAAAAACATTGTCAGTTACAAGTTGTAGTTACTACCATATGATACCTGCAGTGCACAGTGACTTTACCTATGAAAACTGACTAGTCAGACAGTGTTACAGTTTTTCAGTACAGAGAAAGAGTGAGACATGTACTCACAGATATGTCAAATGTTAATAGTTAGTAGACTTGTAtcattgtttaaaatgtttatttaagCTGGCGAAAACTAAAGGTTATTGATTTTGGAATTATTTTTATGGTGTTGCTTCTTGAAATTTCATTTGGCTTGTAGCTTAAAAAGTCACAAGCAGTTTTTTGAAAAGTTCAGTTCAAACCCTGCTATATTTGACCACTCTCTAAAGAATACTGTGTATTCATGAGTTGAGAAACCTAcagaaatgtttccattttctCAGTTCTCAGCTTCTAAAACATGCCAGTCAAACAATGTGTCAATCCAACCATTGTTCCTGTGGCAAGTAATTGAAGCACAGAAGACTGCACAAAGTTGTAGCTCTTTATGTTGGCACAATTTGTAATTTTGGATTCAAGTTTATAGTTTCACAGACCAAGTTATGGATCTATTCACATTCTAATTCACTGTTATTGACAAAGTGACCTTTTCAAAGTATTGCAATATTGACATGTACTAGCTTTACCTTTCCACTCATTAGAGGATATAATGCTTTTTCTGATAGCATGATTCTATAGAAGCAATCCCACATTCAGCATAACCTCAGGATAGCTCATACCTCTTGGGACCTCTTGGTACTTTGAGAATT
The window above is part of the Haliotis asinina isolate JCU_RB_2024 chromosome 1, JCU_Hal_asi_v2, whole genome shotgun sequence genome. Proteins encoded here:
- the LOC137287166 gene encoding uncharacterized protein, translated to MSVTLNLFVVTVACCVLTLCMGFPRAARQSFFRCSGWGAGCTNMDYSQTADEDTSDASDSREKDEGGQKLSYSMPYLFTSGRSWGAIGKRWGPASWHSDPYLRRILLPYMLSANNNVWVRHYFPDEYLAFKQQFGRSASVQASKQKRDAGAQ